Proteins encoded by one window of Glycine soja cultivar W05 chromosome 15, ASM419377v2, whole genome shotgun sequence:
- the LOC114385813 gene encoding probable polygalacturonase isoform X2 yields the protein MLVALLLLVALSNAVRVNGNGGQCGSNPRLDPRPHSVSILEFGAVGDGKTLNTIAFQNAIFYLKSFADKGGAQLYVPPGKWLTGSFNLTSHLTLFLEKGAVIIGTQDPSHWDVVEPLPSYGRGLEVPGGRYQSLINGYMLHDVVVTGNNGTIDGMGMVWWDWYSTHSLNHSRPHLVEIVASDYVVVSNLTFLNAPAYSIHPVYCSHVHIQNVSISTPPESPYTVGIVPDSSDNVCIEDCIVAMGFDAISLKSGWDEYGIAYGRPTENVHIRRVHLHAFSGSALAFGSDMSGGISNVLVEHAHLFNSKSGIEFRTTKGRGGYMKEIVMSDIQMENVHTAIAATGNCGSHPDDKFDPNALPHLDHITLKDVTGTNISIAGNIAGIEESPFTNICLSNITLSTNSVSPITWECSNVSGFSDSVLPEPCPELGNPSYDSSSSCFYLLSVSGKTVVQ from the exons ATGCTT GTGGCATTGCTCTTGCTGGTGGCATTGAGCAATGCCGTGAGAGTTAATGGAAATGGTGGGCAGTGTGGTTCCAACCCAAGACTAGACCCTAGACCTCACAGTGTCTCCATTTTGGAGTTTGGTGCAGTTGGAGATGGTAAAACACTCAACACTATTGCATTCCAGAATGCCATCTTCTATCTCAAGTCATTTGCTGATAAGGGTGGGGCTCAGCTCTATGTTCCTCCGGGAAAATGGCTCACTGGAAGCTTCAATCTCACAAGCCATCTCACCCTCTTTTTGGAAAAAGGTGCTGTCATTATTGGAACTCAG GATCCATCGCATTGGGATGTTGTTGAACCCTTGCCTTCTTATGGCCGAGGGCTTGAAGTTCCCGGGGGAAGATATCAGAGTTTGATAAATGGATACATGTTACATGATGTGGTCGTAACAG GTAATAATGGAACCATTGATGGCATGGGAATGGTATGGTGGGATTGGTATAGCACTCATTCCTTGAACCACAGTCGTCCTCATTTGGTTGAAATTGTGGCATCTGATTATGTGGTAGTTTCAAATCTTACATTCTTGAATGCTCCAGCTTATAGCATACACCCAGTTTATTGCAG CCATGTACATATTCAAAATGTTTCAATCTCTACTCCTCCAGAATCCCCTTATACTGTTGGTATAGTGCCAG ATTCTTCTGATAATGTGTGTATAGAAGATTGTATTGTTGCCATGGGATTTGATGCAATTTCTCTTAAAAGTGGCTGGGATGAGTATGGCATTGCTTATGGCAGGCCTACTGAGAATGTACACATCAGAAGGGTGCATCTACATGCATTTTCTGGCTCTGCTCTTGCATTTGGCAGTGACATGTCTGGTGGCATTTCAAATGTTCTAGTGGAGCATGCTCATCTTTTCAACTCAAAAAGTGGCATTGAGTTCAGAACCACCAAGGGAAGAGGTGGTTATATGAAAGAAATTGTTATGTCAGACATACAAATGGAGAATGTCCACACAGCAATTGCTGCCACAGGTAATTGTGGGTCTCATCCTGATGACAAGTTTGATCCAAATGCACTCCCACATTTGGATCACATTACCTTGAAGGATGTCACAGGTACAAACATTTCCATTGCTGGAAACATAGCTGGAATAGAAGAATCCCCTTTCACAAACATATGCCTCTCCAACATAACCTTGTCCACAAATTCTGTTTCTCCAATTACTTGGGAATGCTCAAATGTGTCTGGTTTTTCAGACTCAGTGCTCCCAGAACCTTGTCCCGAACTTGGCAACCCCTCATATGATTCTTCCTCATCATGTTTCTACCTGCTGAGTGTCAGTGGCAAAACTGTAGTGCAGTGA
- the LOC114385813 gene encoding probable polygalacturonase isoform X1, protein MLVRYLLRINGLHFAFSTLFQVALLLLVALSNAVRVNGNGGQCGSNPRLDPRPHSVSILEFGAVGDGKTLNTIAFQNAIFYLKSFADKGGAQLYVPPGKWLTGSFNLTSHLTLFLEKGAVIIGTQDPSHWDVVEPLPSYGRGLEVPGGRYQSLINGYMLHDVVVTGNNGTIDGMGMVWWDWYSTHSLNHSRPHLVEIVASDYVVVSNLTFLNAPAYSIHPVYCSHVHIQNVSISTPPESPYTVGIVPDSSDNVCIEDCIVAMGFDAISLKSGWDEYGIAYGRPTENVHIRRVHLHAFSGSALAFGSDMSGGISNVLVEHAHLFNSKSGIEFRTTKGRGGYMKEIVMSDIQMENVHTAIAATGNCGSHPDDKFDPNALPHLDHITLKDVTGTNISIAGNIAGIEESPFTNICLSNITLSTNSVSPITWECSNVSGFSDSVLPEPCPELGNPSYDSSSSCFYLLSVSGKTVVQ, encoded by the exons ATGCTTGTAA GATATCTTCTGAGAATCAATGggttgcattttgctttttCTACCCTCTTTCAGGTGGCATTGCTCTTGCTGGTGGCATTGAGCAATGCCGTGAGAGTTAATGGAAATGGTGGGCAGTGTGGTTCCAACCCAAGACTAGACCCTAGACCTCACAGTGTCTCCATTTTGGAGTTTGGTGCAGTTGGAGATGGTAAAACACTCAACACTATTGCATTCCAGAATGCCATCTTCTATCTCAAGTCATTTGCTGATAAGGGTGGGGCTCAGCTCTATGTTCCTCCGGGAAAATGGCTCACTGGAAGCTTCAATCTCACAAGCCATCTCACCCTCTTTTTGGAAAAAGGTGCTGTCATTATTGGAACTCAG GATCCATCGCATTGGGATGTTGTTGAACCCTTGCCTTCTTATGGCCGAGGGCTTGAAGTTCCCGGGGGAAGATATCAGAGTTTGATAAATGGATACATGTTACATGATGTGGTCGTAACAG GTAATAATGGAACCATTGATGGCATGGGAATGGTATGGTGGGATTGGTATAGCACTCATTCCTTGAACCACAGTCGTCCTCATTTGGTTGAAATTGTGGCATCTGATTATGTGGTAGTTTCAAATCTTACATTCTTGAATGCTCCAGCTTATAGCATACACCCAGTTTATTGCAG CCATGTACATATTCAAAATGTTTCAATCTCTACTCCTCCAGAATCCCCTTATACTGTTGGTATAGTGCCAG ATTCTTCTGATAATGTGTGTATAGAAGATTGTATTGTTGCCATGGGATTTGATGCAATTTCTCTTAAAAGTGGCTGGGATGAGTATGGCATTGCTTATGGCAGGCCTACTGAGAATGTACACATCAGAAGGGTGCATCTACATGCATTTTCTGGCTCTGCTCTTGCATTTGGCAGTGACATGTCTGGTGGCATTTCAAATGTTCTAGTGGAGCATGCTCATCTTTTCAACTCAAAAAGTGGCATTGAGTTCAGAACCACCAAGGGAAGAGGTGGTTATATGAAAGAAATTGTTATGTCAGACATACAAATGGAGAATGTCCACACAGCAATTGCTGCCACAGGTAATTGTGGGTCTCATCCTGATGACAAGTTTGATCCAAATGCACTCCCACATTTGGATCACATTACCTTGAAGGATGTCACAGGTACAAACATTTCCATTGCTGGAAACATAGCTGGAATAGAAGAATCCCCTTTCACAAACATATGCCTCTCCAACATAACCTTGTCCACAAATTCTGTTTCTCCAATTACTTGGGAATGCTCAAATGTGTCTGGTTTTTCAGACTCAGTGCTCCCAGAACCTTGTCCCGAACTTGGCAACCCCTCATATGATTCTTCCTCATCATGTTTCTACCTGCTGAGTGTCAGTGGCAAAACTGTAGTGCAGTGA